The nucleotide sequence GGCGTCCTCACTGGCCACCCCTTCGCGGGGTTTCACGACACACGGGAACGGGACTCCGACGGCGATGAGTTCGTCCGGCGTGCGGTCGCCGGGCAGTTCCGCACTCCAGACCGGCGCCGACCCTCGGTCGGCCAGGTGCCGCCGCATGAGCGCCTTGTTCTTGGTCCGCAGGGCGGCCCGCCAGTCCTTGCCGGGCAGCCCGAACCACGCCGCGGCCAGGGCGGTTTGCGTCTGAAGGTGGTCGCTGTTGCTGAAGACCGCGTCGGGCCGGGGAGCGGTGCTCATCGCGGCCACCAGCGCGCGGACGTCGCGCACGTCGCACGTGACGATCCGCGCGGGCGCGGCGGCGGACCCCGCGTACGCCTCTTCGTGCGGTGCGGCCCGGTCGGTGAACAGCGTCACCTCGCCGCCGAGTTCGGCGGCGGCCGGGAGGAAGCCCGCGGTGACGGAGTCGGTGGGATTGAGGGCGACCAGGTGAAGGTGCAACGGACCTCCGAGCGGACGGATGGAACGGCATACGGCGAACCGCCGTGCCGGGAAGGGTTGGAGGACGGCGCCTCGGGAACCGCCCCGGCACGGGGCACCGGAACGTGCCGCGGGGCGAGGGCCTTACGCGCCGTGTGGTGTCACCCGGGCGAGGGCGCCGCACATCCCGGCGGCGGGTGCGGAGACGGTGCCGGACGGCGTACCGACCCCGTGGGCCGGGCAGCTCGCGGGACCCGTGCGCCGTGCATGCGTTGCCCCCCGCTGTTCGCGCCGCGCCGTCTCCCCGGCCGCGCCGACCCCGATGGTCCGGGCGAGGCCACGGACGGCATGAGCGCCCCGGGGCGGCGGCGAGGTCGTCCGTGTCTCGTTCCCCACCCCGGGGGCATGCCCGCTCGGGACGCGCTTCAGCCGCTCTGTGCGCGGGTTGGCCGGGAAATCCGCGGTGTTCGCCGCGATGACCCGTGTGCGCCGGTGTGCCGCGATCGCCTCGGCGCCGGATTCCGGGTGGCCGGGGCGGGGAGCGGCGGCGACGGCCGCAGCCGCCGGTCGGGCACGCCGGCGGCGCGGGTCCGTACGCATGGCGCTTCTCCAGTCCGGGGGGTCACAAGCCACCCCAGAAGAATAAAGGAAGGCTTGCCTAAGTCCTGCCTGCCGGAGAAACGTAGCCCCGCCGCGCCGCCGTCGGCAAAGCGGCGGTTGCCCGTACCGCGACCGTCGGCGGCGGGCCCGCCGGGCGGCGCGGCCGGGAGTGTGCGGAGAAGCGGGCCGGACGGTGTGTCAACGCCCCGTGAACTCGGGTGACTTCTTCTCCGCGAACGCGCGCGGCCCGATGCGGGCGTCCTCGGACAGGAAGACCCGCATCCCGATCTCCGACTCGATGGCGAAGGCCTCGTCCTCGGGGAGTTCGTCCGTCTCCCGGAGCACGCGCAGGACGGCCTGCACCGCGACCGGCCCGTTCGCGGCGATCGTCCGGGCGATCTCCAGCGCCGTGTGCAACGCCTTGCCGTCGGGCACCAGATGGGAGATCAGACCGAGTTCCTTCGCCTCGGGCGCGTACAGGTGACGCCCTGTCAGCAGGAGGTCCGCCGCCGCGGCGTACGGGATCTGGCGCCGGAGCCGGACGGCCGAACCACCCAACGGAAAGAGGCCCCAGCGCACTTCGGAGACGCCGAAGCGCGCCGACTCGCCCGCGACGCGGATGTCGGTGGCCTGGAGGATCTCGGTCCCACCGGCGATCGCGGGGCCCTCGACCGCCGCGATGAGCGGCTTGGTCAGCGCGAATCCCTTCAGCGCCCATTTCATCGTCGACATGTCCAGTGCCAGCGTCGTCCCGTCGCCGTCGCCTTTGAAGGCGTCGCCGGGAGCGCTGCGGCTCATGTTCTTCAGATCCGCGCCGGCGCAGAAAGCGCCGCCCGCGCCGGTCAGAACGGCGACGCGGATGTCCGGGTCGCCGTTGACCAGGTCCCACGCGTTCTCGAGCAGGCCCATCATCTCGGTGGTCAGGGCGTTGCGGGCCTCGGGGCGGTTCAGCGTCACGACGAGGACGTGCCCGTCGCGCTCGACGAGAACCGGGGGAGCGGCTGGTTCGGTCATGCGGCGTGACTCCTGGTGTCCGATGATCCGGCTGGGTCCCATCACGGCACGGCGCCCATCGAACGAACGGCGTGAAGCGTACGAACGGCACGGGCGCCGACGCCGGCGCGATGGTGGCACGCATGCCGCCAACCCACAAGGCACACGCGGGGTGGGCGAGTTGGCCCATTGCTCTATCGATAAACTCATAATCAAAGGGGAGTTGCCGTCCGTGAACATCCGGAAATGGGCACCGCTCAGGTCCGATAACGGACTTCACCGGCATTCACCCTGCACGGCCGACAAGCGGAGAATCCGCAGCCAATACGAAATCCCTTGGCATTTACGACGGATAACGCATGGGGATTGTGGTGCGCGAGAAACCCGGAATAATCCAAGGCGC is from Yinghuangia sp. ASG 101 and encodes:
- a CDS encoding crotonase/enoyl-CoA hydratase family protein; translated protein: MTEPAAPPVLVERDGHVLVVTLNRPEARNALTTEMMGLLENAWDLVNGDPDIRVAVLTGAGGAFCAGADLKNMSRSAPGDAFKGDGDGTTLALDMSTMKWALKGFALTKPLIAAVEGPAIAGGTEILQATDIRVAGESARFGVSEVRWGLFPLGGSAVRLRRQIPYAAAADLLLTGRHLYAPEAKELGLISHLVPDGKALHTALEIARTIAANGPVAVQAVLRVLRETDELPEDEAFAIESEIGMRVFLSEDARIGPRAFAEKKSPEFTGR